In the Leptospira inadai serovar Lyme str. 10 genome, TTTAGTTCAGCAATTGAAGGAGTTGGAAGGAAACAAACTTCTAAACAGAGAAATCATATCCGAAAGACCGTTACGGGTGGAATATTCCCTGACCGAGTTCGGCAGGTCGTTGGCGCCGTTATTCGAATTTTTAAGCGAATGGGGAATCGGTTACTTAAAGAAAAACGGAATCGATTATATTCAGGACCAGCATCTTTACAAGTAAGAGACTATCTGTTTCAAGATACACTGAACTAGGGTATTTTCTCTCCCTGTTCCAAGTAACTGGCGAGTTCTTCCTTCAATCCGAGAGGTAACTGAAGTCCGGAACTCTCGATTCTTTCGTTGTACTTGTTAAACGAAAAACGATGCCTGGATGTGCCTAGGTACGATTGCAAGGCCTCCGAACCCCATTCTAAAATTTCCTTAATGTATTCCTCGTTTTCCTCCAATTTTTCGCAATACGGGATAAATAGCGGCCGATTGACGGGACGGCCTATCGTTCTATAAAATAGAAGTCTTCGTAAAACTTCGTGCTCCTTTAAATGTCCCGATTCGAGAGCCCTTTCAACCATTCTTAAATTGATGCAATCCAAGAATTCCACTTTTAAATTCTCGTCTTTTAAACGTTTGCGAAGACTCGTCTTAATCTCTTCGGCTTCGTAAAGAAAGTTGGGGCAATATTCCGGACATTCATCTTTATGTAGATCACAGTAATGAAGAAGAATACAATCGATATCCGAAGAAGGTTCCACGATACCGAAATTGATCGAACCGAGGATTTCCACGCC is a window encoding:
- a CDS encoding winged helix-turn-helix transcriptional regulator, with amino-acid sequence MIELNKKTFTCPVDVALSFFAGKWKILILSHLYHFKNKSYKDIKTNLPGISEKILVQQLKELEGNKLLNREIISERPLRVEYSLTEFGRSLAPLFEFLSEWGIGYLKKNGIDYIQDQHLYK